The DNA window atattgaaaaataatgggaaataataaataattaattgaatgttataataatatttcaaaaaaaattatttatttcttttgtgattaaaaataaatattattaaatacattaaactttatcatgtgaaattgtttggaatagaaaaaaaaaatcttatactcaaaagatagagatcatctttttttaactaataaaattatatgtatttaaaaaaattaaatatatttaacctaaaaaattatttttattttattaaatcataaaatatagtcaTTACTCCTACTTTGACTCAAAAGAAGgatgaatattatattggataacttcaactaaaataattttaaaaatatttagattgaataataataaaaagactgttaatataatataaatatattaaatatgaaaaatattataaaataatatgaataataaattaattaattaaacgttataataagtaataataatatttaaaaaaaaaattggagaatagaaaaaaaatattgtgttaagaataaagagattatatgtatttaaattttttattttattaattagtcataaaatttaatcaaaaaatatgacgttgttgcagcggcctgaaatgattaaattcctgaaaaaaaaacaatgaacaatagattggtgaaacataacatattaccaatttaattattgaatgaaataatgatgttgatagagaaattgatgttaatataatttaattattactcactttaaccaagatggaattcaaaagattgaaatgatcaaattcctgaaaaaaaaaacaatgaacaatagattggtgaaacataacatattaccaatttaattattgaatgaaataaagatgttgatagagaaattgatgttaatataatttaattattactcactttaaccaagatggaattcaaaagataggacgttgttgcagcgcctgaaatgattaaattcctggaaaaaaaacaatgaacaatagattggtgaaacataacatattaccaatttaattattgattgaaataatgatgttgatagagaaattgatgttaatataatttaattattactcactttaaccaagatgaaattcaaaagatagaatgttgttgtagttgcctaaaatgataaaatttgtgaaaaaatgacaaaatatttaaaaattagatgttatggacataacaaacacatttattataaaaaaaagtatttatatatcatatgttaataatcataataaattattaatataatatgaatatattaaaaatgagaataaagataaatattgaaaaataatgggaaataataaataattaattgaatgttataataatatttgaaaacaaattatttatttcttttgtgattaaaaataaatattattaaatacattaaactttatcatgtgaaattgtttggaatagaaaaaaaatcatatactcaaaagatagagatcatcttttttcaactaataaaactatatgtatttaaaaaaattaaatatatttaacctaaaaaattatttttattttattaaatcataaaatatagtcaTTACTCCTACTTTGACTCAAAAGAAGgatgaatattatattggatCACTTCaactaaagtaattttaaaaatatttagattgaataataataaaaagattattaatataatataaatatattaaatatgaaaaatattataaaataatatgaataataaattaattaattaaacgttataataagtaataataatatttaaaaaaaaaattggagaatagaaaaaaaatattgtgttaagaataaagagattatatgtatttaaattttttattttattaattagtcataaaatttaatcaaaaaatatgacgttgttgcagcggcctgaaatgattaaattcctgaaaaaaaaacaatgaacaatagattggtgaaacataacatattaccaatttaattattgaatgaaataatgatgttgatagagaaattgatgttaatataatttaattattactcactttaaccaagatggaattcaaaagataggacgttgttgcagcggcttgaaatgatcaaattcctggaaaaaaaaacaatgaacaatagattggtgaaacataacatattaccaatttaattattgaatgaaataaagatgttgatagagaaattgatgttaatataatttaattattactcactttaaccaagatggaattcaaaagataggacgttgttgcagcgcctgaaatgattaaattcctgaaaaaaaaaaacaatgaacaatagattggtgaaacataacatattaccaatttaattattgattgaaataatgatgttgatagagaaattgatgttaatataatttaattattactcactttaaccaagatgaaattcaaaagatagaatgttgttgtagttgcctaaaatgataaaatttgtgaaaaaatgacaaaatatttaaaaattagatgttatggacataacaaacacatttattataaaaaaaagtatttatatatcatatgttaataatcataataaattattaatataatatgaatatattaaaaatgagaataaagataaatattgaaaaataatgggaaataataaataattaattgaatgttataataatatttgaaaacaaattatttattttttttgtgattaaaaataaatattattaaatacattaaactttatcatgtgaaattgtttggaatagaaaaaaaatcatatactcaaaagatagagatcatcttttttcaactaataaaactatatgtatttaaaaaaattaaatatatttaacctaaaaaattatttttattttattaaatcataaaatatagtcaTTACTCCTACTTTGACTCAAAAGAAGgatgaatattatattggatCACTTCaactaaagtaattttaaaaatatttagattgaataataataaaaagattattaatataatataaatatattaaatatgacaaatattataaaatagtatgaataataaattaattaattaattaaacattataataagtaataataatatttaaaaaaaatggagaatagaaaaaaaaaatattatgctaagaataaagagattatatgtatttaaattttttattttattaattagtcataaaatttaatcaaaagatagaatgttgttgtagcggcctgaaatgatcaaattcctggaaaaaaacaatgaacaatagattggtgaaacataacatattaccaatttaattattgaatgaaataatgatgttgatagagaaattgatgttaatataatttaattattactcactttaaccaagatggaattcaaaagataggacgTTGTTGTAGTTgtctaaaatgataaaatttttgagaaaaaaaaacaaaacagtGAAAGCCACAAAAGGAGACCGAATAGGCAGAatatcactcttctctcttaaattgaaccttgttgatgtaaaattatttataggaaaacaaatatttagatggaaaagaagatgaaaagttgggttgatttattatattgatttaatagTAGTTACACtgtttatgtttttcataattattgtttttgtgttaaattttataattattataatatgataactgaaagttaagttttatattataattaatataatataataattgaaagttaaattttataattaatataatatataattgaaattcttaattttattgtaagttttaatgttttataattactatttaatgctaaacatgataactacattttttttctattttataattaatataatgggattacggaaagttacattttataattaatataatatatatttgaaattcttgattttattgcaggttaaattttatattataattaatataatatgataactgaaagttaaattttataattaatataatatataattgaaattattaattttattgtaggttttaatattttgtagttagtaTTTAaggttaaacatgataactttttttttttctattttataattaatataatggaataactgaaagttacattttataattaatataatatatatttgaaattcttgattttattgcaggttttaatgttttataattagtatttaatgctaaactcaattaatatagataaataattagtttaatgtgtatatgtaaaatattaaattttaatatattttaataataattataacattaatatatatatacattataattaattaatatatttacagcagggaaagaaaaacaatttataagTGAAGAGAGAAACATGAAAAAATAACTTATGATATGAGAATTATTTTGGAGAGAGAGTGTGAAGTACAccctcaacatttcaaattaagcgttattagatatatatagattatatatttttaaaaatatcttttgtGTGTGGTTTTAAGTGacaaaaaaattgacaaaaaaaaatacactgtATTGTAATATCACTAGAAAAAAATTGGAAGAACAAACTAAACTAAAAAGGTGttctacatattttttataaaaaaatcgtACAATCTTAAATGTTATTCTtgaaagttattttattatttttcttgtataatttaaaattttggattacCAAGAACTTTACAATTGAATAAGAGTTTTCggaattaattaaacaaaaaaaaaatatgtttgtgtcaatgctgaaaaaaaataaataaacactttatagtgaaataaaatataataactaagaattatatatatttcagtatattatattttgatttaatttgtaaaaattatattttataattaaattaacatcaattttttttttatttttttttataatttgttaaatttagagacacaaaataaataatttgaaagttATTAAATATGTTCAGAGATTGATTAATTGATAATCATTTAATCTTActaaaaatttcataatatatatactgaatctattttgtttgaaatgtaaattaaaatataatcattatttgtttctttataaataatatatattttttaatttatatattatttcggtatatatattgatataccaaaattttgaaaatattattaccGTATCAATAATTTCGATACTAACACcctacattatattttttttctagtaTATCTAAAAATggatattttctttataatataataaaatattttttgatatacCAATAATATCCATAGTTTCTGTTTTATTTACAatgtaaaaaaaactaaagaaacAAAATTTGTCTTTCTAAGACAGGCCCAAATGTGTAAACCCACCAAAATATGATGGGCTACAAAATTGAAACCCTACAAGTGAGCCGAACCCTTTATAATGTGACGAAGCATTAAAACTAAACCCAAGTTCGAATTTCAGACTTACTCACGAAGCTCCAGGTTTCCCCGCTGTAGGTGTCTGTTCAATCGCCGATTCACTCTGCATTCTCTATTTTCCTCCGTTCAGGTCCGTGTTTTTGTAGTTGTTTTATCGATTTCTTCTCTAAATCACGTAGATGTCGATTGTATATATTCGTTGACGCGTTTGTTTACGCTCGATCTTTGAAAATTTCCCGTTTCATTCAATTTTATCTATTGTCTAAGAAACCCATGTTTGattactagtttttttttctggGTTCTGTAAGAAATTGTATGGTATTTCTTGTAATGCACACGTTCTTCAAATATTGCTTCTTATCTACATAATGAAGCTACCTTGGACGGAAATTTTACAGATGAATTGTTTCTTAATTCATGTTGGGTTGTCTCTAAGGATGTTCATGTTATCCCCATAATATCATTGAGTTTGAATCTGTGTAATTTAGTATGAGGATGATGAGTGGTCTAGTATTCTTATGATCAAGGTCTTATTTATACCCTTTTTTTTACAGGTTTGATTCTCATACACAAATGAGGGGTAGGAGTTACAGCCCTTCACCTCCAAGGGGTTCACCGCCAAGGGGTTATGGCAGACGTGGGAGGAGCCCTAGTCCAAGAGGACCTAGTCCAAGGGGCCGTGATAGTGATCTCCCTACAAGTCTCTTAGTTCGCAACCTTCGCCATGATTGCAGGTATGGATTTACATTACATGGCTTTTCTTTAATTCAGTATTCTTTTAGGGCTTTTTTATTGTATGTGTTCACGACTTTTATGAGTATTTGCAAGGCCAGTTATTTTTAATGTCTGATTATACACCAGAGTAAATTTAGGTCCATGCTCTTGGATGCCTTCAATGATCACATGTGTTTTTTGTGCAGACAAGAAGATCTTCGAAGGCCGTTTGGGCAGTTTGGTCCTCTTAAGGACATATACCTGCCAAGGAACTATTACAGTGGGTAAGCATTTCCATGTTCTTTCCTTTTTATTGTCATGGCTCCTTTCCTTTTTCATTCTGTCGACGACGACAACGCTCTGAAGTTTTTCaacaatcaatgaaaataattatttttattccatTTGTCTATTCTAAAATTCAGTTTATACTCTTCAATTTGATCCTGTTAACGAAATTCTTGAGGTTTAACAGTGGAAATAAATTTTTGGAAGAGACCAATCAAGTTTTAAGAGTTCTGTTGAGAGAATCAAGTAGTAAAGACTAAAGAGTTGTTTACAAGCTGATGTTATGGTTTGAAAGATGGAGTTTCTGTACATTCTGAAGATTTCAAGATCTTAAAACTGACAGTTGCAAGGTCAGCAGCCAAGTGCTTGCTCTCTGCTTTTTATAACTGGCTCTAGTTTTGCAACTTTGATTTATTCTCTCGTCTATGCTAGCACATATAGAAAGGTCGTTATATTACCCTTATGTTCTTCCTTCTGAAGAAAGTTGTGATCTCCACAGGTGGTTCAAACATAATTCTTTGATATTGCTGTAACATGCACCTTTTAGCGGTTTTGCTGACTTGCTTTTGTATTATGTGCTGTGTTTTCTTCAGGGAGGCACGAGGGTTTGGTTTTGTTCAGTTTGTAGATCCTTTTGATGCTGCTGAAGCTAAGAGCTATATGGATGGTCAGACACTTCTTGGACGTCAACTGACTGTTCTGTTTGCTGAGGAAAACAGGAAGAAGCCTGGTGAGATGAGGCATAGGGAGCGTGGCAGGTATAATTGATTTCATTCTAAGTTTTACAAGCTCTTTCTGTCATAATTCTcagaacttgtttgatgtagggctttttttaaaaacaaaaaaaatcatttcgaTGAGAAAATGGGTTATTCGGGTTACAATGTAAGGGTAATTTGTTAGTTAAGCCGCATCAAAACTCCCTTTGCTACCAACTTaaatgaaaaagattttttgaaataataacttgttttcttttgtgataaacatgatttgatttctAATTGTGATATTTATAATGTGATGCAGTAGGGGTCGTGGCAATGACAGAAGACGCTCTCCTCCTCGTCGTTATTCCAGATCTCCTCCCCGTCGTTATTCCAGATCTCCTCCCCGTCGATATTCCAGATCTCCTCCCCGTCGTTATTCAagatctcctcctcctccatctcgCAATAATAACAGGTCTCGATCCCGCAGTGCTGATTATTATTCTCCTTCCCCAAGGAGGTATGAAGAATTAATAATAACCAGTCTttcttttcaatatataatttttgcaGTTTGGTAACAActtagtttgttttgttttttgaaatGGCTCCAGGTCTGGTTCACCTCAGGAGAGAAGGTATAATAAGGAAGAAAGGTCGATTTCAAGAAGCCCAATCCTGCCCCAGAAGAATGGTGATACTGATTCAAGAAGCCCAATCCCGCCCCAGAAAAATGGTGGTACTCGTTCAAGAAGCCGTAGTAGAAGTCCATACATCAGTAGGTCAAGGAGCCGCAGCGCAAGTCCGGTTAATAATCATCATGGTTCCCCAGCTAGGCCCAGAAGCCTCAGCCCAAATCCTGAAGAGTGACCGAACCAAGATTTctattgttttattttctttctggaAACTGCCCTTTTGCTTGACTAGAGATTGTATTTGTGCTTTAGATAAAGTAAACTAGAATGAATTTGTCTTCTAAACTTggatgttattattttaaatgttttttttgtgttGATTCACTAGTTGATTCAAACTAGAGTTTGAATTgtttattttctcatatttttgatgtttttaattGAACTCAGTATCTTTGTTATTGTATTGAAAATGAGTTAAAATACTGCCTCTTAGATGGCTAGATTTTGTTTGGTGAAAAGTGATTTAACTAGTCACAAATCttgaattataaagaaaatCATTATAGTTGGAGCTTTTTGAGAGATTTTGTTAATTCATTtgctataaatataattttagttattatagtttacTTCAGATTATAAGAAAAGTATGTAGTTTAGTAATTTAATTAGTGcgagaagaaaaatgatatattattatttatgtatttgttTCTGTAATTATCTATGaactaaatttcaaaatattaagttttgtaGTGTGTTTGAGTACAATTAACTCATAgataaacattataaaagtataaaagagttaatataatatgtaaataaaatatattttaataatttaattagtccAAATGGTTAAATTGAGTATTGTTGGAGACTAATTGGAATTAGAATATCTTGACATCTACTCTACAAACATcacaaatttgagtttttttatttttaaaaaagtatatgcaaattatataaatgagagtcgtttaaattatataaatgagagtcgtttaagcacaacgacaaaaacataaaaaaaaagaaaatgaaaaacaaatataaaaacaaacaaacagcgTGACATAAATATGTTCACAAATGATTAAAGGgtatgacaaaaaaataaactttaatgaGCACATAGATCTTCAATAAGATCAATGAGTTCCCCGACCGCATCAACTGGTTTTTCCAAAGAAACCTCcccaattgtcaaaataatagaattatgaattaGACGCATTGCTACGGTTACTAAACGTTCTTCGGTTCTTTTCAAGCCAAATGGTCCACCAAAAGATAAGTGGGATAGTGGTCCAACGAGTCAGCCCAACCGAACTCACAGTCTTTATCCAAACTTCCCAACAACTAACAATAGATTTTGGCATAACCCACTAAATACCAGTCATATTTCATAAAAGACTCCAAATCGTCAGCACTCCATCACAATGTAAGAGCAAGTGAGGCGCTGACTCCACCTCTTTATGACACATTCGACAACGACTCGCCATAATACACCCTTTTTTCATGCATCTATCATCCGTTAAAATCCCTCCGTGCATGACACTCCATCCAAAGAAAGAGATCTTCGACGGGAGTTTAGACTCCCATAACTTCTCCCAAATAAAATTGTAAGGTGCATTCTCAGCAATTAAGGAGTAGCAATAACTAACCTTAAAGGTATTAATATCTTGCCAACGCATAATATCATGCGAAGACGGATTCACCTCTTTGCGTCCCACCAAGTTCAACACTTTATCATGTAAAGCTAACTCATCAACATGAAGTCTTCTCCTATACCTGATTCTCATAGAAAAACCATTAGAGCTCATATCAAACATGTTCTTAACTGTAGCATCTCTACAAATAGCGATTGAGGCAAGAGTTGGAAACAAAGAGTAGAGACTTTTAACACTACACCAAACGTCATCCAAAAACTAATCGAAGATCCATCGCCTACCAAAAATCTGCATTGTTCACGAAAAGTCTTCcatattgagtttttttattaattttattttattagatttttggAAATTGGAGAAGAATTAACATTTCACCCccacaatatttattttaataattttaaaagttgttaacTTATTATAGTACATTATGAGTTTTTCAATTCggaaaaaatgtttaaaatagatttaaaattcCAATTACACATTTGAAATTACAATTACACCAACAAAGAGTCCGAGTTTGACATTTCTactgatttaattaaaaaaatgatcatGACAAcgaatttgaaaagaaaaacaaaataaggaATATACATGACGTgggagaaaaaaattatgtctAAACCAGCGCTGAAGTGAGACATATCCAGCGCGGAATATGACCATATCCAACGTTGTGAACCAGCGCTGAAGTGAGACATATCCAGCGCGGAATATGACCATATCCAACGTTGTGAACTGAGACATATACATCGTTGTATAAGGCCATATCGAGCGCAGTGTAAGCCATATGCAACGTTGTATAAGGCCATATTCAGCGCGTTAGGACTGACAATTTTTGACCCGACAAGAAAACACGACCCTGATCGAACACGGAAAAATCAGGTTATGgtcattaatttatttgttcggGTCAAAATTAGGTTGATTTGTTTAACTTGATTAATAAAATGTCAAAACCGGGTCGACTTGAAATGACCCAAAGTGACCCGATAACTCGTTTACAagtttttttattgagttttgtgttattattttttattcacccactcattttcttttgtaaaactTTTTATAAGCGGATAtgtgatttaacttcatttttgtTATGTGTTGAcgtaattttaatttgaaatagagagATGTGAATTAATTGTATCGAGTTTGGTTCAAATTAAGTTAGGTAAATCAGGTTAAACGGGTTGGGTTCGGATTACTCACAAATAAACATGTAATGTCCAGGTTAGAAATTTTGACCAAAATTACTAACTATGTCAGGTTCTATTAGTATTGTTCAATCCGTTAACCTACTAACCCGAGCCCGCACGGACATAAATGGCCACCTCCCATCTTCTACCAACGGGATAGGTCATGTAAGATTCGTTccatttttgtattatttaattaatggcACAAAGtcgatattattattattattattagaggtatgataaacccaacgaagggttagcgaaagcaaggccacgaatcctacgtggccttgccagctaggagagagaaaaaggaaaaaaaattccACATTTCTGCATATCCTCTTTCACCCAAtagggtttcatatttctgcatttctttctctctctgaaacgcatcatttatttctcttctccggctccggctgcatttatttcttttctccggcagcatttacttctccatggtatcctttttaaggatctttattattattttttaatagatctagggtttagattttatagatctagggtttagattttacagatctagggtttacatTGTACAGATGTATTTATGGATTTAAACTGTTTGAATTTTCAGGAAACCGAAGCACCGAACTTGAACAAcccagtagatgaagaacttaacctGAACAGATCCACCCCCGTTGAACCTGAAAGGTACCCTGAACAGATCTAGtagtttcgggacaagaaattgTCCTTCCTTGTCCCAAAATAGTTGGTTTCGGGataagaaagggtccttccttgtcccgaaatggttggtttcgggacaagaaagggtccttccttgtcccgaaatggttggtttcgggacaagaaaggacccacccttgtcccgaaatggttggtttcgggacaagaaagggtccttccttgtcccgaaatgtgtggtatcttgtaaaaaaatgttgtgtttcgggtcaaaaaattatgtgttttgggacccgaaatgagtcgtttcgggacaagaaagggtcctttcttgtcccgaaaccaaccattttgGGACAAAAATtgttgtgtttcgggacccgaaaggaggtttcaggacccgaaatgggtggtttcgggacctgaaagggtgctttcaggacccgaaataggtggtttcgggacctgaaagggtgctttcaggacccgaaataggtggtttatggacttttttcttacggtttcacttaatttttgcagtcacattcctagtgttggaatgacattttcctccgaagaataacttcttgaattctacacatcatatgcccacttaactGGATTCGACATTACCAAattagggagcaaaaatgtaggtggtaagaggaaatacttcagcgttggttgtgccaagagttttatgaaagaattgaaggcaaaaaataaatttcatcagcctagaccaataacgaagacagattgtaaagcaaagattaatgttgttgttcgaaatgaaggggaatatgtgataacaaaattttctcttgagcacaaccatacattaagccctaagagaatacgtcatgttagatcctacaaagtgattgacggaaatgtaaagagaagattggatacaaacgatgaagctggaataactgtgaccaaaacatttcaatcacttgtaATTGAAGCTcgagggtatgaaaacatgtctttcgatgagaggacatgtagaaattacgttacagtagcacgaaggttgaggttagggagtggggatgctgaagcactcactaattatttcttaagaatgcaaaccaggaactc is part of the Impatiens glandulifera chromosome 1, dImpGla2.1, whole genome shotgun sequence genome and encodes:
- the LOC124917213 gene encoding serine/arginine-rich SC35-like splicing factor SCL30A isoform X1 produces the protein MRGRSYSPSPPRGSPPRGYGRRGRSPSPRGPSPRGRDSDLPTSLLVRNLRHDCRQEDLRRPFGQFGPLKDIYLPRNYYSGEARGFGFVQFVDPFDAAEAKSYMDGQTLLGRQLTVLFAEENRKKPGEMRHRERGSRGRGNDRRRSPPRRYSRSPPRRYSRSPPRRYSRSPPRRYSRSPPPPSRNNNRSRSRSADYYSPSPRRSGSPQERRYNKEERSISRSPILPQKNGDTDSRSPIPPQKNGGTRSRSRSRSPYISRSRSRSASPVNNHHGSPARPRSLSPNPEE
- the LOC124917213 gene encoding serine/arginine-rich SC35-like splicing factor SCL30A isoform X2; translated protein: MRGRSYSPSPPRGSPPRGYGRRGRSPSPRGPSPRGRDSDLPTSLLVRNLRHDCRQEDLRRPFGQFGPLKDIYLPRNYYSGEARGFGFVQFVDPFDAAEAKSYMDGQTLLGRQLTVLFAEENRKKPGEMRHRERGRGRGNDRRRSPPRRYSRSPPRRYSRSPPRRYSRSPPRRYSRSPPPPSRNNNRSRSRSADYYSPSPRRSGSPQERRYNKEERSISRSPILPQKNGDTDSRSPIPPQKNGGTRSRSRSRSPYISRSRSRSASPVNNHHGSPARPRSLSPNPEE